From a single Candidatus Brevundimonas phytovorans genomic region:
- a CDS encoding DUF5961 family protein, giving the protein MSGTGHNRFFVYAEGAGRAHGHVIEAPSFEAAAVGYAELFFPPVNAGNEVRLFVADTEGGREHCFVIDLEDGQAETCG; this is encoded by the coding sequence ATGTCCGGAACCGGACACAACCGCTTTTTCGTCTACGCCGAAGGGGCAGGACGAGCCCATGGCCATGTGATCGAGGCCCCGAGCTTTGAGGCCGCGGCGGTCGGGTACGCCGAACTGTTCTTTCCACCTGTGAACGCCGGGAATGAGGTCCGTCTCTTCGTGGCGGATACGGAAGGAGGTCGGGAGCACTGCTTTGTCATCGACCTGGAAGACGGTCAGGCTGAAACCTGCGGCTGA
- a CDS encoding TIGR02587 family membrane protein — MKTADRGMGAEIDYLSDLGRAFGGALLFSLPLMMTMEMWAIGVSAAPARRLAFVIVALPVLYGLAHYAGFSARRGLVNNSLDTLVALAVGFSASAALLAMFNVLDYASLTSAVGQISLQAVPAALGALVARRQLSGDTEEGDEDEASYPGELFLMLAGALYFAMNLAPTEEMRLIAYLTTPSGALGLLALSLILLHVIVFEAGFAGQEEKESPLRAFLDFTLPGYALCLAASFAMLWVFGAVDGHGAGAVMANVVVLALPAALGAAAARLLV; from the coding sequence ATGAAGACCGCAGACCGCGGGATGGGGGCGGAGATCGACTATCTGTCGGATCTGGGGCGCGCATTCGGCGGCGCCCTGTTGTTCAGTCTTCCCCTGATGATGACAATGGAGATGTGGGCCATCGGCGTGTCGGCTGCGCCAGCGCGGCGCCTCGCCTTCGTGATCGTCGCCTTGCCCGTCCTCTACGGTCTGGCTCACTACGCGGGCTTCTCTGCGCGAAGGGGCCTGGTGAACAACAGTCTGGACACGCTTGTGGCGCTCGCAGTCGGGTTCTCAGCCTCGGCCGCCCTTCTGGCCATGTTCAACGTCCTTGACTACGCCTCCCTGACTTCGGCAGTCGGACAGATATCGCTTCAGGCGGTCCCGGCCGCTTTGGGGGCCCTTGTCGCCCGTCGCCAGCTTTCGGGGGATACGGAGGAGGGCGATGAGGACGAGGCCTCCTATCCCGGCGAGCTCTTCCTCATGCTGGCCGGGGCTTTGTATTTCGCCATGAACCTCGCGCCGACGGAGGAGATGCGGCTGATCGCCTACCTGACGACCCCGTCAGGCGCCTTGGGCTTGCTGGCGCTGTCCCTGATCCTTCTGCACGTCATTGTCTTCGAGGCGGGTTTCGCGGGTCAGGAAGAGAAGGAAAGCCCTCTTCGCGCCTTCCTGGATTTCACCCTGCCGGGCTACGCCCTTTGCCTGGCTGCGAGCTTCGCCATGCTGTGGGTGTTCGGCGCTGTAGACGGGCATGGCGCGGGCGCCGTCATGGCCAATGTCGTCGTTCTCGCCTTGCCAGCCGCCCTGGGGGCGGCAGCTGCGCGGCTTCTGGTGTGA
- a CDS encoding SDR family oxidoreductase — MPDRRAMQDPRNQYPRPPFPRQPQAEPGLAGRMTPQPDHGEDSYVGHGRLKGRKALITGGDSGIGRATAIAYAREGADVAIAYLPSEEKDAQEVVALIEKAGVKALALPGDIRDEAWNATMVARAAEAFGGLDILVVNAGHQQYREDVSQVSTDDFDATMKTNLYALHWLCQAAAPHLPPGAAIITTASIQAYEPSDILLDYATTKAGIVAYTKALAKQMIEKGVRVNAVAPGPFWTVLQPSGGQPQEKVEQFGAHSAFGRPGQPVEIAPVYVLLASQEASFVTGEVWGVTGGAGVG, encoded by the coding sequence ATGCCTGATCGACGCGCCATGCAGGATCCGCGCAACCAATATCCCAGGCCGCCCTTTCCACGTCAGCCCCAGGCCGAACCCGGTCTGGCGGGGCGGATGACGCCGCAGCCCGATCATGGTGAAGACAGCTATGTGGGGCATGGCAGACTGAAGGGCCGGAAAGCTCTCATCACGGGCGGGGATTCCGGCATCGGGCGGGCGACCGCCATCGCCTACGCCCGCGAAGGGGCCGATGTCGCCATCGCCTATCTGCCGTCGGAGGAGAAGGACGCGCAAGAGGTGGTCGCCTTGATCGAGAAGGCCGGGGTGAAGGCTTTGGCCCTGCCAGGCGACATTCGTGACGAGGCATGGAATGCGACCATGGTCGCTCGGGCGGCGGAGGCCTTCGGCGGTCTGGACATCCTGGTCGTCAACGCCGGTCACCAGCAGTACCGGGAGGATGTGTCCCAAGTCTCGACTGACGATTTCGACGCCACGATGAAGACCAACCTCTACGCCCTGCACTGGCTGTGTCAGGCCGCGGCCCCCCACCTGCCGCCCGGCGCGGCCATTATCACCACCGCCTCGATCCAGGCCTATGAGCCCTCGGACATCCTTCTGGACTACGCCACGACGAAGGCGGGCATCGTCGCCTACACCAAGGCCCTGGCCAAGCAGATGATCGAAAAGGGCGTACGGGTGAACGCCGTCGCCCCGGGGCCCTTCTGGACCGTGCTTCAACCCAGCGGCGGCCAGCCGCAGGAGAAGGTCGAGCAGTTCGGGGCCCACAGCGCCTTCGGCCGACCGGGTCAGCCTGTGGAGATCGCGCCGGTCTATGTCCTGCTGGCCTCGCAGGAGGCCAGCTTCGTCACCGGAGAGGTCTGGGGCGTGACAGGCGGCGCCGGCGTCGGCTGA
- a CDS encoding helix-turn-helix transcriptional regulator: MARFVLDLSGQVLTSNSAARALAVCGMLGSGGVFICSTHRSRAELDLLLRRMADGQVRAGRILFRAGDDAWCILDLNTAIETPGRVFATVRPVKPIEEEKVAAVGCVFGLTRVEKSVLVLLANGEAPKEISRKLDVSIHTVRSHLRSICMRMGVKGINGALRLSYLMS, encoded by the coding sequence ATGGCCCGGTTCGTACTCGATCTAAGCGGGCAGGTTTTGACGAGCAATTCCGCTGCTCGGGCTCTTGCAGTTTGTGGCATGCTGGGAAGCGGGGGCGTGTTCATTTGTTCGACGCACCGTAGCCGTGCCGAACTGGACCTGCTGCTTAGGCGCATGGCTGATGGTCAGGTTAGGGCTGGACGCATTCTTTTCCGTGCTGGGGACGATGCGTGGTGTATTCTTGATCTAAATACAGCGATTGAAACGCCTGGCCGGGTGTTTGCGACCGTACGTCCGGTCAAGCCAATCGAGGAAGAGAAGGTGGCTGCGGTTGGCTGTGTCTTTGGCCTCACCCGAGTGGAAAAATCGGTTCTTGTTCTACTCGCCAACGGTGAGGCCCCTAAGGAAATCAGCCGCAAGCTTGACGTGTCTATCCATACAGTGCGGTCGCATTTGCGGTCAATTTGCATGCGGATGGGCGTTAAAGGGATAAACGGCGCGCTGCGGCTCAGCTATCTCATGAGCTAG